The following DNA comes from Dehalococcoidia bacterium.
CCACCGGCGGACGCTCCCGCTCGGCGCCCTGGTTGATGCCCGGTTCGCGCTGGCCGAACTGGACACGGCCTTCGCCCGGGCGGCGGAACGTCGGGTCCTGCGGGCGGCCGTGGTACCGTAGACGGCCGACGCTCGCGCGGGTCGCCGCGAAAGGAGGACGGATGGCCGGTTTCCGGTGTGCGAAGTGCGGCAAGGTCTCGATGGCCCAGCGGATCTGCTGCGGCCGGCCGATGAAGCGCGCCTGAGGGCGCGCCCCGGTCAGATCAACTCTTCCAGCCCACCCAGTCGGCGCACGCCCGGCCCAGGATCCAGGACCGGTCGTCCGCCGTGAGGAAGTCCACCCCCTCTTTGAGGTGGCGGACCGCGTCGCGGTAAGGGACGGGCAGCCGCGAGTAATCGGTGCCCCAGAGCATGCGCCGCGGCCCGAACGCGTCGTACGCGCGCCGCAGGTGCTTCGTCAACCCCGGAAACGGGAAGGGCTCGCTCGAGTAGCACGGCAGCGCGGACACCTTGACCGCCACGTTGGGATGGCGGGCCAGGGCCAGGACCTGGTCGAGGTCGGCGAAGGCGGCGTCGTCCTTGGGGCCGAGCGGGCGGGCTAGGTGGTCGAGGATCAGGCGCAGCCGGGGATGGCGGCCGGCGATGGGATCGATCGCCGGCGCCTGACCGGGCACGAATACCATGAGAGGCAGGCCCAGGGATTCGGCCGCCGCCCAGAACCAGTCGAGCGTGCCATCCGCCAGCCACCGCGACCAGAAGGGCAGGTGGAACGTCAACCGGACGCCCAGCATGCCGGGCTGCTCGCGCCAGCGCTCCAGGCGCGCGCGGGCGTCCGGAGCCGTCGGGTCGAAGCGGCCCATCACCGCGAAGCGGTCCGGCCAGCGCCGGGCGGCATCCAGCGCGTCGGTGTTGTCGTCGCCGATCCAGGAGGGCGGCACCAGCACCGCGCGTGCCACGCCGGCGTCGTCCATGACCTGGAGGACCTGCTCGGCGGACAGGGCCGGGCCGTGCGCGTGCACGGTGC
Coding sequences within:
- a CDS encoding amidohydrolase family protein yields the protein MTVIDAQIHVWSPDVSTRPWPPGRTVHAHGPALSAEQVLQVMDDAGVARAVLVPPSWIGDDNTDALDAARRWPDRFAVMGRFDPTAPDARARLERWREQPGMLGVRLTFHLPFWSRWLADGTLDWFWAAAESLGLPLMVFVPGQAPAIDPIAGRHPRLRLILDHLARPLGPKDDAAFADLDQVLALARHPNVAVKVSALPCYSSEPFPFPGLTKHLRRAYDAFGPRRMLWGTDYSRLPVPYRDAVRHLKEGVDFLTADDRSWILGRACADWVGWKS